In the Desulfosporosinus acidiphilus SJ4 genome, CTTTATAGTATATGATAAAAATTTAAAAAAGCTCCCGCCTTATCGGGCAAGAGCTCCAAAATGATTAAGCGGCCAATAGCGGAACAGAGTTCGGCCCGTAATATTCTTAATTGGCAAAAAGCCCCAAACCCTAGAATCATCACTGTTGTTTCTGTTATCACCCATTACAAATACGGAATCTTGCGGAACAACAACGGGGCCGAAATCATTTTTTGATTTTTCTAAGATGTAGGGTTCATCGAGAGGTTGACCGTTGACATATGTGGTGTGATTACGTATCTCTATTTTATCTCCGGGCAAACCGATGATACGTTTTATAAAGTCTTCCGTAGCATGGGCGCTGGCCGGTGGTTTAAAAACCACAATATCACCTCGATTCAGGTGACCAAACTCTTTAAAGAAAAACTTATCTACGATGACTCGGTCTTGAAGCTGAATGGTCGGGAGCATCGAACCGGTAGGAATTTTACGTGCCTCTACTACATAAGTTCGTAAGACCCAAGAGAGCGCGAAAGCAATCAAGATAATTTCAAGCAATTCCACAACAAAGCGAGTCGTGCTTTTCTTTGATTCCAACTCTTCCATAATCCACCTCGTTTCTTATTTTATACTATCACAGGATAGGTAAACTTCCAAATTTCATGGCGAAATTCTTAGGTCAAAAGACCTTGCTGCCATAAATTCAGAGCCGCTAAAATATTCCCCATTTGGATATAGGTATGAGAGATACCACCCTGCTGATAAGCAATATAGGGCTCCCGCAAAGGACCATCGGCAGAAAATTCACTGGTTGAACCTTGGATAAAGGTTCCTCCCGCCATAATAATTTCATCTTCATACCCAGGCATCCCGGAGGGAACAGGTCTAATATGGGAATCAAGGGGTGACCCTTTCTGAAGTCCTTGACAGAAGGCAATCATTTTTTCCCTCGACCCGAGTTTTACGGCCTGAATGAGATCTGTTCTTGGTAATTCCGGCTCGGGATTCACTTCAAAACCTAATGCTCGCCAAAAAGCAGCTGAGAAGACAGCTCCTTTAAGAGCTTCGGCTACTGTTAAAGGACTAAAAAATAAGCCTTGATAAAATAAGCGTTGCCATTCAAGAGTCGCACCCATGTGCCCCCCTACTCCAGGTGCTGTTAAACGTTGTGAGGCCAAATCGACTAAATCAGATCGTCCTGCAACATAGCCTCCGGTAGGAGCTATACTCCCGCCCAAATTTTTAATAAGCGATCCTGCCATCAAATCTGCCCCTATATCCCCTGGTTCCAAAGACTCGACTAATTCACCATAACAATTATCGACAAAAATAACGAGTTTTGGAAAGTGTGTTTTGACAAAGTCTACCAGCTCTTTTAGTTGAGCAATAGTAAGAGAATTTCTCCACGCATATCCCCGCGAACGCTGAACCGTCAGCAATTTAGTTTTGTCCGTTATAACCTCTTTTAATAACTCAAATTGAATATTTCCTTGAAAATCTAAAGAAATCTCTTGATAGCCAACTCCAAAATCCCTCAAACTTCCTTGTCCTTCTCCCCGAAGCCCTATCACTTCCTCAAGCGTGTCATAAGGAGTACCGCTGACGGAAATCATTTCATCACCGGGACGCAGAACACCAAATAAGGCAGCAGCAATGGCATGAGTACCGGAAACAAACTGGCCGCGAACAAGTGCCGCCTCTGTCCCAAGGATACGTGAAGCCACGCGGTCAAGAGTTTCCCGACCGCTGTCACCAAGGCCGTAACCCGTGGTTCCCTGAAGATGATAGGCGGATACTCGCTCTTCTTGAAAAGCCCTGAGGACTTTTTCATGATTTCGTGCAGATACTTCCATCAGATGAGGCAATTGTTGCTGGAGAATATTCTCTGCCTCAAATACAGCTTTATTGATAAACTCTGGCCAATTAGAATTCGGATACACGATGCTCCTCCTTATTATTTCAAAAGTAATTTTTACCAACGAAAGACTTCCCCATCTATGCCTCTCACTTCACTGCCCCGAACACTTTAGAACCCAAAGGCTGGAAGCTTCGACCACAAGAGTAAACTCGTTGCATGGAGGCGCTACTCCAACAACGATTCCAGGACATTCCATATGGGAGCTAATGAATCCCCACGTTTAAGTGATAGTGGAATAGAATAGGGCAGCAATTGTGCTATCCTAGAGATTTCCTCATCATCGTGGACTTTATCAACCTTGTTAAGCAGGGTGATGACCGGCTTATCATGACACTCCAATTGTCCTAAAATTTCATGGACCGTCTCAGCTTGCTGCAACGCTTGAGGATGGCTGACATCTAAGACATGAATAAGTATATCTGCCTGCTGGACTTCTTCCAGAGTGGCTAAGAAGGCCTTGAGCAGTTGTGTGGGGAGCTTGCGAATAAATCCTACGGTATCACTCAGCAGAATCTCTAAAGAGGGCGTAAGTTTTATCCGGCGAACGATGGGATCCAGGGTGGCAAATAGTTTATTTTCTCCGCTTGGGATATCAGAGCGAAAGCCGGCTTGCTCCATGGCATTCTTCATAAAGGTTGTCTTTCCGGCATTCGTATAACCAACCAGGGCTATCATAGGCAAGCCGCTTTTAGCCCTTTGCCGCCTCTGAATCTCCCGGTGCTGGAGAACAAGTTTCAACTCTTTATCCAGGAGATTAATACGCTGCCGCATCCTCCTGCGATCGAGTTCTAGCTTCGTTTCTCCGGGGCCGCGCGAGCCAATGCCTCCCCCCAACCTGGATAGGGTTTGACCTTGTCCTGTTAAATAGGGCAGCAAGTGCTTAAGCTGAGCGAGTTCAACTTGGAGTTTACCTTCACGAGAATGAGCTCTCTGAGCAAAAATATCTAAAATTAATCCCGTCCGGTCTAATATCTTTAATCCCGTTTCCATTTCTAAGGTTCGCAATTGTGAGGGAGATAATTCATCATCACTAATGAGGACATCGGCTCGGGTTTCCTGAATCCGGTGAACCAATTCTTCCAGTTTGCCGCTCCCTATGAAGCTCCGAGACTGGCTGGAGCGACGCGGTTGGACAAGCTGTCCAACCACTTCGACACCCGCAGTGTCCGCTAATTCCGCCAACTCTTCCAGGTTTTCGCTAACTTCCTGCTCCCCATCTTGGAGCGCAAGCAGAAAAGCCCGCTCTTTGTCAGGCTTTGATTCCAGTTTTATTTGACTGTTATGATTATGATAATGCTCTTGCTGAGACTCAAAATAGTTAAATTTGTTCCAGTTATCTGGTTTAAGGTCAACAACATAAGGACTACCGTCACTTGTTAAATAAGCCAATTGAAAACCGGTAAGTTCTCCACGAAGCACTCCGATTGCAGTCATGCTTTCAAGCTTTAAAGATGTTAAAGCACTGAAATCCAGAGAACTGAGTCTTGGAACCCCATTGGGATGGGTATGAAGACAGCGCAAATGTTTGCTCTGAGATCTACCCTTGAGGGGAAGCAGAGTCACTGTCGCATGTTTTCCCACGGCAGACGCGATTAAGAGCCCTGACCGCGAGAGATAAATACAAATTTCCCGATTCCAAAGCTGTGTCAAGCGTATTAGGCCTGAGAGAATTTCGGGATGAATTAAATCATCCCGCCCCGTTTGATATTCTGAGAGTTTTTTTAGGTCCCGCAATTGACTAGCTTTTATCCCAGACAAATCGCCCGAGATTTCCATGGCTCAAAACCTCTACTTTATCCGTAATTGCTAACTGATCATAGACCTAATTCAAGGTCAAATTGTTTCCATATTAATATCTTCTGGTAAAATTTGAATAAGTTCTTCCCGGCTGGAGCTTGCTTTTTGAAATAAGCGTACCGCCTGTTTGCGCACTGTTTTCTCAACGAGATTGCGCACCAAACGAGCATTTCCGGCATAAGGATGGGAATGCAGAAGAGTTTGCAAATAATTACGCAGAGCTGCATTGGCTTCTTTGGTTAACTCATATTGCCGGGTCTTAAACATGAGGTTTCCGATAGCTAACAGTTCATCTAAAGTATAATCCGGAAAATCAATATGAATAGGGAATCGGGAACGAAGTCCCGGATTCGTCTGAAGAAACCAATCCATTTCTTGACGATAACCTGCTAAAATTAAGACAAGATTGTCTTTGTTATCCTCCATAGCTTTAACCAAAGCATCGATAGCTTCCTTGCCAAAATCCTTCTCTCCGCCGCGTGCCAAAGAGTAGGCTTCGTCGATAAAAAGAACTCCTCCCAGGGCCTTTTTTAATTGTTCCCTGGTTTTTTGAGCCGTATGCCCGATATATTCACCGACAAGATCTGCTCGTTCACACTCGATGACATGACCTTTTTGCAGAACTCCCATCTCTTTATACAATCGTCCAATTAAGCGGGCAACCGTGGTTTTTCCGGTTCCCGGGTTTCCACGGAAAATCATATGCAGAACCAAAGGCTCTGAAACAAGTTTCTCTTGAACTCTGCGTTTTTGTATTTCGACAAAAGCCTGTAAGTCTAAGATAAAACGTTTCACCGTTTCAAGTCCGATATATGATTGCAGCTCAGCAAGGATTTCCGCAATTTTATCTTTATCTTTCTCGACGGAAGAAAGACTATTTTTGCGAATGCGTAACCCTATCCCCTCCGTGGAATGAGCAGTCACCTCGGGTTTTGGAGGGATAGGCGTTTGAATCACCGGTGATTGCTGATTCTCCGGACGAAACGTAACTCGGATTGTCATATGTACAGGCACACCTCCCATCCTTACTACTATACGCAGGAAGGAATAAAAGGTGTCCTAATTTTAATTGTTATTATTTTCCTGTCAAGCTTTTAGCATATTTTACTCGAGAGTCACGATCCAGGAATTTCTTCCTCAAGCGTACGCTTTTAGGGGTGATTTCCACGAACTCGTCATCATTGATGAATTCTAACGATTGTTCTAAGGACATTTCCCTAGGTTTTTCCAAGCGCAGAGCATCATCGGCAGCACTTGTCCGCATATTTGTAAGATGCTTTTTCTTACAGACGTTAACTTCAATATCTTGTTCGCGGTTGTTCTCTCCCACAATCAGTCCCGCATATACATGAAGTCCGGGATCAACGAACAAAGTCCCTCTCTCTTGAGCGGAATACAACCCATAGGTTGTCGTTTCACCTTCCTCAAAAGCGATCAAGGCTCCCCGTGTTCTGCCGGGAATTTCTCCTTTATAAGGTTCATACCCAAGGAAGACGTGGCTCATCATGCCTTCGCCCCGTGTTTCTGAAAGGAACTCACCACGGAAACCAATAAGACCGCGGGCAGGGATTTTAAACTCAACTCTCAGCTGAGTCTCCGACAGGCTCGTCATATTGGCCATTTCCGCTTTCCTCTTCCCTAAAAGCTCCATAACCGCTCCCAGGGATTTTTCATGGACGTCACAAATGAGAAATTCCATAGGTTCACATTTTACCCCATCAATCATCTTATAGATAACTTCAGGTTTAGAGACTTGCAGTTCATACCCCTCGCGGCGCATGTTTTCAATTAGTATTGAAAGGTGCAGTTCTCCTCGACCGGATACTTTAAAGCAATCTGCCGAATCCGTTTCTTCAACTCTTAAACTAACATTGGTTTCAATTTCTTTCCAAAGCCGTTCCCTCAGCTTCCGGGAAGTAACAAACTGCCCTTCGCGTCCGGCAAAGGGACTTGTGTTAACCATGAAATTCATAGACAACGTCGGTTCGTCTACTTCAATCGTAGGCAAAGCTTCGGGATTAAGAGCACAAGCCACAGTTTCCCCAATATTGGCGCTGGTTAATCCGGTGAGAGCAACAATTTCTCCCGCTGACGCTTCAGCCACATCTTGGCGTTTCAGCCCTTCAAAAACCATAACCTTGCCAACTTTGGCGCGTTCAAAACTCTCGTCCCTTTTGATAAGGGTGATATTTTCATTCTGATGAACTGTTCCTCTTACAATTCTGCCAACAACGATTTTTCCAACATAATCATCGTAATCAAGAGTCGTAACGAGCATTTGAAAGGGAGCTTCAAGGTCCACCTCCGGTGCCGGAATGTGATCAAGAATAACCGAGAACAAAGGCTCCAGGGTATCCTCAAGAGCATCGTGGGAAAGTCCTGCAATCCCAGCCCGAGCTGAAGCAAAGACCACGGGAAAATCCAATTGATCATCATCTGCTCCAAGTTCAATAAACAAATCTAAAACTTCATCCACAACTTCCGTGGGACGGGCATCCGGACGATCAATTTTATTAATGACAACAATAGGAATCAATTTCAATTCCAAGGCTTTACGCAAAACAAACCGAGTTTGAGGCATAGGTCCCTCAAAGGAATCTACAATGAGAAGAACTCCATTAACCATTTGCAAGACCCGCTCGACTTCTCCTCCGAAATCGGCATGTCCTGGTGTATCAATAATGTTAATTTTTGTGCCTAGCCAATGAACCGAGGTATTTTTGGATAAAATAGTAATACCACGCTCACGTTCTAAATCATTGGAGTCCATGACTCGTTCCACAACCTGTTGATTGGAACGAAAGGTTCCGCTTTGTTTTAACATCGCATCAACAAGTGTTGTTTTCCCATGATCAACGTGAGCAATAATTGCAATATTTCTTAAATTTCGAGTTTCCATAGTGGATTGAATTCCTTTCTTTTACCTTTATAAATGCACACAAAGCTAACATATCACAGTTATGTGGTGAATTCAAGTAAAAAGAACTAAGCTCGGCATTTTTCCGAACTTAGTTCTTTAGTTCAAGTTTAAATTTCGTCAGGATTTTTATGTTTGTCCTTAAAATTAAGAATTATTTATAAAATTTCTATTCTACCGCAGCTGCAGTTGTGAAATTAATTGGACGTATGGGCATAACCGTAGAGATGGCATGTTTATAAACCATTTGTTGTCTACCTTCGAATTCAATCACAACCGTGAAATTATCAAAGCCTTTGATAAGTCCTTTAAGTTGAAATCCGTTAACCAAATAAATGGTCACGGGAAGGTTTTCCTTGCGTACTTGATTTAAAAAGGTGTCTTGCAAATTGATGGGTGATTTATTCATATATTTCCCTCCACCACCTTATATTTCTACGCCTCTATTCTACACGAGTTTGATAGGCTCTGCAAGTCTGGATTAGTTCTTTGAGAATCCGGTCTATTCCCCCTTCCGTATCGTACCAGTGAATTCTGGGGTCACGCCGAAACCAGGTCAATTGCCGCTTGGCAAAATGCCGGGTATCCCTTTGCAGAATCCGCAGCATCTCCGCCTGGGTCACCAGGCCTTTCAAACACCAAATTGCATGTCGATACCCAATACTTTGCAGTGGTTTTAAGGCTGATGAATACCCTGCCTTAAGAAGATTCAGAGTTTCTGCGAGCAATCCATCGTCGATCATCATTTCACAGCGGCGATTAATCCGATCATAGATGATTTCTCGGGGAGCAGTCAACCCGATGTAAAGAACCCCCGGATCCAAAGGTCGGTATTCATCATCCTTAAACTGACGTTGGTCAGACAAAGGTTTACCTGTCAATTCGTGAACTTCCAGAGCTCGAATCACCCGCAAGACATTATTGGGATGCAATTGCCGGGCAGTTTCCGGGTCCCGTTCCTCTAAAATGTGATGAAGGGCTGTGTTTCCATGAATTTGGGCAAATTCTTGCCATTTTAGCCGAATTTCTTCTGAGCCATGCTGCAAAAAATCATAAGGATCGAGCAGGGAACGAATGTACAGACCTGTTCCGCCAACCACGATGGGAACGTGGTTTCGTTTTCTAATTTCCTGCATGAGCGACGTTGCCGATGTTTTAAATTGAGCTGCTGTAAATGGCTCCGCAGGATCTAAACAATCGATTAAATGATGAGGAACAAGTTGAAGTTCTTCTCTGGTTGGTTTAGCAGACCCGATGTCAAGTTGTTTATACACTTGTACGGAATCCCCGGAAATAATTTCCCCCCCGATTTCTTGAGCCAGAGCCAGACCCAAGGAGGATTTGCCAATACCGGTAGGACCGATGATAATAACCAGTGGTAACACGTCAACTCCCCCATTAAACTAAAATCACACCATAATCAACAGAACTATATCGTCCTCCAGGCAAAACGTCAAAACCTAGGCGCTTAAACTCCGCGCTGTCCTTACGTTCCTTAAGTACAACTCTTTTACGGGCGACCCGGCAGGCTTCCCTCACGGTCTGCAGATCAAGAGGGCTATGCTCAGACCACTGGTGCAGGGGTTGAATGGAAGCAGATTCGTGGAATGTTTTGCGGAACATAGGATCAAAGTAAATTACGTCAAATGACTCTGACGGGCAATGACTCAGAAACTCCCCATGGTCCGCCCACTGAACTTCAATTCTGCGGGCAGCCTGAACCAGTGACAGCCAAGCTTGTTTTTTGGGCTCAGTTTTGACGTTAAAGCTATGTTCTCCAAAATGCTTTAAACCGTCTTGCATAACCACTGCTAAAATCGGGGATTTTTCAAGTCCCAAAACCCGACCGTGATCTCCAACTGCCAGGGCAGCGATGAGAGAGTCCGAAGCCAGTCCTAAAGTAGCATCGAGAAAGAAATCACCGAGGCCCAATTGGGCAGCTGCAAGAAACCGGTCCGAGCTGCCTCCCAAAATATTCATGGCACGAATAAGGGCCATACTTGGATGAAACGTGATACGCTCTTGATTAAATAGCAGCTCCACGCCACGACGGGAAACTTTAAGCTCAGGAAGAGAATCTAAATCATTCTCGTTCGCGGCCCATTGGCAGCCCGGCTGCTGACGAAACCATTGAACTCTCTCCTGGAGTTCTAAATCAGACTGGGTTGCTCTTATGCGAATGGGTATGTCCTTAATTATGAATCATCTCCTAGAATCATCTATACAGCGTCCAATATCATTCCATTACTTTCCATGCAGCATTACCATTAGTATTCTCTTCCTGCCAAGTACACAAACTTCTAAAAAACACGATAGAAACGTTTTTCCAATTCTGCGCGGGTAATTTTGATCGTAGTAGGTCGCCCGTGCGGACAGGTATAAGGGTTCTCTGTTTGATTTAAACGAGCCATTAATTGTTCCATTTCTAATAGAGCCAGGGAATCTTTGGCCTTGATAGATTCCTTGCAGGCCAAAAGATAAATCCATTCTTTCAAGAGATGATCATAGCTTGGGGTGGCATTTTTCTGCAAGACCTCTTCAAGAAATTGACGCAGCAACTCGTCTGCCGGAAAATTTCCTGTTTGAACCGGAACACCACGCAATAAATAGGTTTGGCTGCCAAACTGTTCCAGGACAAACCCCATTTCGTTAAGCATCCACATATGCTCAAGTAAGACTTGTTCTTCTTGTAGGGTAAATTCCATAGGAATTGGTATTAGAAGCGTTTGACTTGCTTGCTGCTTTTGTTTAAACTCGGCAAGGATTCGTTCATAGTTTATCCGTTCGTGGGCTGCATGTTGATCAATCATAAGTAAAACTTCGCCATCTGTGGCCAAAATGTAAGTATTGAACAGTTGTCCTATCGGCCAAAAATTGCTGAGTAATTGACCTGCCTGATTTTCCTTATTTTCCTTGACTTCCTTATCTTCATTGTCTGTTGCCTTTGAAACATTCGTTTCCGGCTCACTGCTTTTGGGATTTTTTTTGGTATCCCAAGGAATTACTTGATTCAAAGAGGTATTGGGAAATAAATTCGTTTGCTGTAATAGTTCTTTGGTGATCTCAGAGACCTGAGCGACCTCAGTAACCTCAGGGGTTGACTCAGCTTTCATCGACAAAGGCATCGTCGTAGAGACTATTTTCCTAGAGTCCTTGATTTTATCTTCCTCTCTCTGAAAGAAAGCTTTGGAAGCTGAAGGCTCTACGGTATCCTTATTTTCTCGAACCTGCTCGGCCGTTTTAAGCAAACTGTTTCGCACAGCATAAGAGGAATCTGTGATAGTCATGGACTTACTCTCAATTGGAGAATTCAGAGTTGGTTTAAAAGCCGACTCCCTCTCCCCTCGAAAAGATGGCAGAGGTCGACTTTTGAGCAATGTCTGATAAACAGTTTTAGTAATAAAGGACGCGAGTTCTTGTTCGTTCTTAAATTTTACGTCCATTTTTGTGGGATGGACATTGACATCATAATCTGAAGGGGAGCCATGTAAATGAAGGGCAACGATAGGATGGAACTTTACGGGAATCAGGGTATGATACCCCTCTTCTAACGCATTACTTAAGAAGGAGGAGCGAACAACCCGTCCGTTAATCATAAAGGTCTGGGCTTGCTTTGTCTTGCGTACCAGATCCGGCGGGCTGATTAAGCCTTCCAGTCTCCAGTCTTGCCCCTGGACATCTACTGCAATGAGCTGACGAGCCAGCGATTGCCCAAAAATGGCGCCCATGGTTTCCTTTAAATCTCCCCGCCCTGACGTCTGTAAAACAGTTTGGGTGGGATGGGCTAAGGAAAAGGCAATGTTCGGATGGGCAAGAGCAAGCCGCCCCACGGTATCACTAATCAGACCAAATTCTGTGGCTTTGGATTTGAGAAATTTCAAGCGTGCCGGAGTATTAAAGAATAGGTTACGAATAGTAACAGACGTTCCGGCCGGACACCCCACTTCTTGGAGAACTCCGGTTTCACCTCCGGTGATCGTATAAGATAAGCCAGAGATCTCTGCCCCGGGGCGGGAAATAATTTCCAAGGTTGAAACAGAAGCAATGCTTGCTAAGGCTTCTCCGCGAAAACCCAGGGTTTGTAAGCGATCCAAGTCTTGAATGTTGGTGATTTTACTGGTGGCGTGACGAAGCACAGCTAAAGGCAAATCCTCTTTGCTCATACCCTTGCCGTCATCTCTCACCCGGATCATCGGAACACCGTTTTCTTCGATAGAAATATCAATATGTTTTGCTCCCGCATCTAAGGCGTTCTCAATCAGTTCCTTGACCACGGAAACCGGACGTTCCACCACTTCACCCGCTGCGATTTGATTTGCAGAATGGGAATCAAGGATATGAATTGCTGATGTCAAGCCTTAATCCTTCTTTCTCTGCCATACATCATGTTGATTATGGAGTTGATTTTGGAACACACCGCTTTTAATCTCCTGATGCTGATGTTGAACGTAGTCCCAGAGATCATAACCCGCCTGTTCACACTGAGGGCACGCTGCAAAAGGAATCCGCACTAAAACTGACTTTTGGGAAGA is a window encoding:
- the hfq gene encoding RNA chaperone Hfq, producing the protein MNKSPINLQDTFLNQVRKENLPVTIYLVNGFQLKGLIKGFDNFTVVIEFEGRQQMVYKHAISTVMPIRPINFTTAAAVE
- a CDS encoding class I SAM-dependent methyltransferase, which codes for MELLFNQERITFHPSMALIRAMNILGGSSDRFLAAAQLGLGDFFLDATLGLASDSLIAALAVGDHGRVLGLEKSPILAVVMQDGLKHFGEHSFNVKTEPKKQAWLSLVQAARRIEVQWADHGEFLSHCPSESFDVIYFDPMFRKTFHESASIQPLHQWSEHSPLDLQTVREACRVARKRVVLKERKDSAEFKRLGFDVLPGGRYSSVDYGVILV
- the mutL gene encoding DNA mismatch repair endonuclease MutL, whose amino-acid sequence is MTSAIHILDSHSANQIAAGEVVERPVSVVKELIENALDAGAKHIDISIEENGVPMIRVRDDGKGMSKEDLPLAVLRHATSKITNIQDLDRLQTLGFRGEALASIASVSTLEIISRPGAEISGLSYTITGGETGVLQEVGCPAGTSVTIRNLFFNTPARLKFLKSKATEFGLISDTVGRLALAHPNIAFSLAHPTQTVLQTSGRGDLKETMGAIFGQSLARQLIAVDVQGQDWRLEGLISPPDLVRKTKQAQTFMINGRVVRSSFLSNALEEGYHTLIPVKFHPIVALHLHGSPSDYDVNVHPTKMDVKFKNEQELASFITKTVYQTLLKSRPLPSFRGERESAFKPTLNSPIESKSMTITDSSYAVRNSLLKTAEQVRENKDTVEPSASKAFFQREEDKIKDSRKIVSTTMPLSMKAESTPEVTEVAQVSEITKELLQQTNLFPNTSLNQVIPWDTKKNPKSSEPETNVSKATDNEDKEVKENKENQAGQLLSNFWPIGQLFNTYILATDGEVLLMIDQHAAHERINYERILAEFKQKQQASQTLLIPIPMEFTLQEEQVLLEHMWMLNEMGFVLEQFGSQTYLLRGVPVQTGNFPADELLRQFLEEVLQKNATPSYDHLLKEWIYLLACKESIKAKDSLALLEMEQLMARLNQTENPYTCPHGRPTTIKITRAELEKRFYRVF
- a CDS encoding AAA family ATPase, with product MTIRVTFRPENQQSPVIQTPIPPKPEVTAHSTEGIGLRIRKNSLSSVEKDKDKIAEILAELQSYIGLETVKRFILDLQAFVEIQKRRVQEKLVSEPLVLHMIFRGNPGTGKTTVARLIGRLYKEMGVLQKGHVIECERADLVGEYIGHTAQKTREQLKKALGGVLFIDEAYSLARGGEKDFGKEAIDALVKAMEDNKDNLVLILAGYRQEMDWFLQTNPGLRSRFPIHIDFPDYTLDELLAIGNLMFKTRQYELTKEANAALRNYLQTLLHSHPYAGNARLVRNLVEKTVRKQAVRLFQKASSSREELIQILPEDINMETI
- a CDS encoding aminotransferase class I/II-fold pyridoxal phosphate-dependent enzyme, encoding MYPNSNWPEFINKAVFEAENILQQQLPHLMEVSARNHEKVLRAFQEERVSAYHLQGTTGYGLGDSGRETLDRVASRILGTEAALVRGQFVSGTHAIAAALFGVLRPGDEMISVSGTPYDTLEEVIGLRGEGQGSLRDFGVGYQEISLDFQGNIQFELLKEVITDKTKLLTVQRSRGYAWRNSLTIAQLKELVDFVKTHFPKLVIFVDNCYGELVESLEPGDIGADLMAGSLIKNLGGSIAPTGGYVAGRSDLVDLASQRLTAPGVGGHMGATLEWQRLFYQGLFFSPLTVAEALKGAVFSAAFWRALGFEVNPEPELPRTDLIQAVKLGSREKMIAFCQGLQKGSPLDSHIRPVPSGMPGYEDEIIMAGGTFIQGSTSEFSADGPLREPYIAYQQGGISHTYIQMGNILAALNLWQQGLLT
- the hflX gene encoding GTPase HflX — encoded protein: MEISGDLSGIKASQLRDLKKLSEYQTGRDDLIHPEILSGLIRLTQLWNREICIYLSRSGLLIASAVGKHATVTLLPLKGRSQSKHLRCLHTHPNGVPRLSSLDFSALTSLKLESMTAIGVLRGELTGFQLAYLTSDGSPYVVDLKPDNWNKFNYFESQQEHYHNHNSQIKLESKPDKERAFLLALQDGEQEVSENLEELAELADTAGVEVVGQLVQPRRSSQSRSFIGSGKLEELVHRIQETRADVLISDDELSPSQLRTLEMETGLKILDRTGLILDIFAQRAHSREGKLQVELAQLKHLLPYLTGQGQTLSRLGGGIGSRGPGETKLELDRRRMRQRINLLDKELKLVLQHREIQRRQRAKSGLPMIALVGYTNAGKTTFMKNAMEQAGFRSDIPSGENKLFATLDPIVRRIKLTPSLEILLSDTVGFIRKLPTQLLKAFLATLEEVQQADILIHVLDVSHPQALQQAETVHEILGQLECHDKPVITLLNKVDKVHDDEEISRIAQLLPYSIPLSLKRGDSLAPIWNVLESLLE
- the miaA gene encoding tRNA (adenosine(37)-N6)-dimethylallyltransferase MiaA, coding for MLPLVIIIGPTGIGKSSLGLALAQEIGGEIISGDSVQVYKQLDIGSAKPTREELQLVPHHLIDCLDPAEPFTAAQFKTSATSLMQEIRKRNHVPIVVGGTGLYIRSLLDPYDFLQHGSEEIRLKWQEFAQIHGNTALHHILEERDPETARQLHPNNVLRVIRALEVHELTGKPLSDQRQFKDDEYRPLDPGVLYIGLTAPREIIYDRINRRCEMMIDDGLLAETLNLLKAGYSSALKPLQSIGYRHAIWCLKGLVTQAEMLRILQRDTRHFAKRQLTWFRRDPRIHWYDTEGGIDRILKELIQTCRAYQTRVE
- the lepB gene encoding signal peptidase I, with the protein product MEELESKKSTTRFVVELLEIILIAFALSWVLRTYVVEARKIPTGSMLPTIQLQDRVIVDKFFFKEFGHLNRGDIVVFKPPASAHATEDFIKRIIGLPGDKIEIRNHTTYVNGQPLDEPYILEKSKNDFGPVVVPQDSVFVMGDNRNNSDDSRVWGFLPIKNITGRTLFRYWPLNHFGALAR
- the typA gene encoding translational GTPase TypA is translated as METRNLRNIAIIAHVDHGKTTLVDAMLKQSGTFRSNQQVVERVMDSNDLERERGITILSKNTSVHWLGTKINIIDTPGHADFGGEVERVLQMVNGVLLIVDSFEGPMPQTRFVLRKALELKLIPIVVINKIDRPDARPTEVVDEVLDLFIELGADDDQLDFPVVFASARAGIAGLSHDALEDTLEPLFSVILDHIPAPEVDLEAPFQMLVTTLDYDDYVGKIVVGRIVRGTVHQNENITLIKRDESFERAKVGKVMVFEGLKRQDVAEASAGEIVALTGLTSANIGETVACALNPEALPTIEVDEPTLSMNFMVNTSPFAGREGQFVTSRKLRERLWKEIETNVSLRVEETDSADCFKVSGRGELHLSILIENMRREGYELQVSKPEVIYKMIDGVKCEPMEFLICDVHEKSLGAVMELLGKRKAEMANMTSLSETQLRVEFKIPARGLIGFRGEFLSETRGEGMMSHVFLGYEPYKGEIPGRTRGALIAFEEGETTTYGLYSAQERGTLFVDPGLHVYAGLIVGENNREQDIEVNVCKKKHLTNMRTSAADDALRLEKPREMSLEQSLEFINDDEFVEITPKSVRLRKKFLDRDSRVKYAKSLTGK